A genome region from Dreissena polymorpha isolate Duluth1 chromosome 16, UMN_Dpol_1.0, whole genome shotgun sequence includes the following:
- the LOC127862398 gene encoding RNA pseudouridylate synthase domain-containing protein 1-like: MRRRLKVISKYLNILTSPTMAKHEVLSPGVSDKDVNIDALEVVYKSDNFLCVNKNFDVKINSNNPNDVTVEHQVRKLFPHLVDPKCTHGFRFVHRLDYATSGILCLALNKRAAGHLSAMFKAQQVTKYYLALVRGHVHNESTLIDIAIGPLVDQEWPGRMCAVDHPHCSEPRPTKTLLMCLERGTYDGQPATKVLLKPFTGRQHQLRVHCDYIGHTIVGDYTYSNRRDTTPERMMLHSYKLQAQTTIENLDLQTSDPFVPDLVKPWQPVEVVRPSDEALKLAQNFDFNTCNDQSVGGGLDIKHVTLNPDKTCCHSNINVCT; the protein is encoded by the exons ATGCGCAGAAGACTAAAAGTTATttcgaaatatttaaatatattaacttCACCAACTATGGCCAAACACGAGGTTCTCTCGCCGGGAGTCTCGGATAAGGATGTCAATATTGACGCCTTAGAAGTCGTTTATAAAAGTGataattttttatgtgtaaacaaGAATTTCGATGTAAAAATCAACAGCAATAACCCAAATGACGTCACTGTTGAACACCAAGTTAGAAAACTATTTCCACACCTTGTAGATCCCAAATGCACGCATGGATTCAG ATTTGTTCACAGACTTGACTATGCAACCAGTGGCATCTTGTGTCTGGCACTGAACAAACGTGCAGCAGGTCATCTCTCTGCCATGTTTAAGGCTCAACAAGTGACCAAGTATTACCTTGCCCTA GTGCGAGGTCATGTACACAATGAGAGCACATTGATAGACATAGCTATTGGACCTCTGGTAGACCAGGAATGGCCGGGCCGTATGTGTGCTGTTGATCACCCACATTGCAGCGAACCCCGCCCCACTAAAACCCTTCTCATGTGTCTGGAACGAGGGACTTACGATGGACAGCCTGCAACCAAGGTTCTGCTAAAGCCTTTCACAG GCCGACAACATCAATTGCGTGTCCACTGTGACTACATCGGCCACACCATTGTTGGTGACTACACCTACAGCAATCGCCGTGACACCACTCCGGAGCGGATGATGTTGCACTCATACAAGCTTCAGGCCCAAACAACCATTGAGAATCTTGACCTGCAGACTTCTGACCCTTTTGTGCCAGATCTTGTGAAACCATGGCAACCTGTTGAGGTGGTCAGACCTAGTGATGAAGCTTTGAAACTTGCGCAGAATTTTGactttaatacatgtaatgaCCAGTCAGTGGGTGGTGGCTTGGACATCAAACATGTGACTTTGAATCCTGACAAGACATGCTGTCACTCAAATATAAATGTGTGTACCTGA